The nucleotide sequence ATTAAAAATATCGTTGCGCTGCGTGGTGATATTCCACCGGGAGGTGGTGCGCCGGATATGTATGCGTCTGATCTGGTAGAGCTTTTAAAATCCCTGCATGACTTTGATATCTCTGTTGCTGCATTCCCTGAAGTTCACCCGGAAGCGAAAAGTGCGCAGGCGGATCTGCTTAACCTGAAGCGTAAGGTGGATGCCGGTGCCAACCGCGCTATTACTCAGTTCTTCTTTGATGTTGAGTCTTACCTGCGCTTCCGTGACCGTTGTGTAACGGCTGGAATTGATGTGGAAATTGTTCCGGGCATTCTTCCTGTTTCTAACTTTAAGCAGGCTTCGCGCTTTGCTGCAATGAATGATGTAAAAGTACCGGGCTGGATGGCGCAGCAGTTTGAAGGTCTGGATGATGATCCGGTTACCCGTCAGCTGGTTGGTGCAAGCCAGGCCATTGATATGGTAAGAATTTTAAGTCGTGAAGGGGTGAAGGACTTCCATTTCTACACACTTAACCGAGCAGAAATGACTTACGCTCTGTGCCATACGCTGGGTGTAAGACCAAAAGCATAATATTGTGCAGAAAAGAAAAAAGGTTGAGTGGGGGCACTCAACCTTTTGTTATTTTTAGCTTAGCGCATCCAGTTCGCTAACTACTTCTTCAGCCCAGCTTATCCAGGCTTCCCGTATCTTCAGGTTACGGCGAAGTGTTAAACGCTCCAGTCTGGCGTGCATATCAAGAGATTCCGGTGATGCATAATGCTTCGCTTCTATCTCTTTATAGTGCTCAATTAACTTTTTGGCTTCTTCAATTAAGTTCTGAACCTGTTTCTTAAAAGGGGCAGAGTCTTCAATGGTACAAGCCATCAGTTTAGCTGATAATTCATCTCTGATAGTTGGCTGAACGGTCGGTTGCTCAAACCACTCGCCTAAAGCTTTTCTACCGTTGTCCGTAATAGAGTAAACCTTTCGATCCGGCTTTCCTTCCTGCGGCTGAAGCTCACAGGTCACCAGGTGATTTTGTGCCATCTTGTTAAGTTCACGATAAACTTGCTGGTGGCTGGCTTTCCAAAAATACCCAATGCTATACGAAAATTCTTTCGTAATATCGTATCCGGTCGCGTCGCGAGTGCTCAAAACGGTTAGGATTACGTGTGGTAATGACATGTCTTAAATCCAATAAAAAATAAACTTCAAAATTCCTTGTTTGAACTGTATCTGTGCTTCTGACGTCACGGAATATAATGCGTCCAAACCTACCAACCCTCGATCTCAGATTGGTATACTGCGCTCCATCTATTGTCGAAATATCACCTAGTATGATTATTATCACTTCAGTAAAGGTAAACACAGCTTCTATATGCATAGAAGTTCACTAATTACTGCTGCTTTTAATAAAAAGTAATTTGTTATTAGCTACGTATTTTATAAGTCTAGACGATATTTACCTGTAGGAATGTAAGAATATCTTAATTATTAAGCATTAAGTAGGATGTGGGTGCAATTTGTCGCAAAAAGCTGACAACTATCTCAGTAATGATATACTTTCAAAATAAAAGGCTGAACATGTCAGCCTTTTTGTCTCTTTTATAGAATAAAAAACTGGATGTTATCCCGTATTTCGCATTCCGGCCGCGATTCCGGCAATAGTTACCATCAGGGCTTCTTCCAATTCCTGTGACGGCGCTTCCATTTGTCGGGTTCGGTACAGAAGTTCTGCCTGAAGAATATTCATCGGTAAAACATAAACATTGCGCAATTTTATCGATTCCAGACCCCAGGGATCGCTCTGCATCAGGTTCTCGTTGTTTTCCACTTCCAGTACGGCATGGATATCTGTCTGCAGTTGTCCACGCAGACGGTCACCCAGACGCCACAGTGATTTGTCCGTTAGTCTCTGATCGTAATAGCTGGAAATTTCAAGATTACACTTTGTGTAAACCATTTCAAGCATACCAAGGCGGGTAGAGAAGAACGGCCATTCACGACACATCTCTTCCAATAGCGCTTTATGGCCATGATCGATTGAGTACTGAATAGATTCACCGGCACCTAACCATGCAGGCAGCATCAGTCTGTTCTGGCTCCAGGAGAAGATCCACGGGATTGCACGCAGGCTTTCCACACCACCTTTCGGGTTACGCTTAGCCGGACGGGAGCCCAGAGGCAGTTTGCCCAGCTCCTGCTCCGGTGTTGCAGCGCGGAAGTACGGAACGAAATCCGGCTCGCCACGGACAACATCGCGGTATGCATCACAAGACACCTGAGAAAGAACCTCCATCAGGTCACGCCACTCTTGTTTTGGTTCCGGTGGCGGAAGCAGGTTTGCTTCAAGGATTGCGCTGGCGTACATATTAAAGCTGTTTACCGCAACATCAGGTAAGCCAAGCTTAAAGCGGATCATCTCGCCCTGCTCTGTAACGCGCAGACCGCCCTGCAGGCTCTTTGGTGGCTGAGAAAGTAGCGCAGCGTGTGCTGGTGCACCACCACGGCCAATGGTACCGCCACGGCCATGGAACAGAGTCAGCTCAATGTTAGCCTCTTCACAGACCTCAACCAGTGATTCCATCGCAGAGTACTGCGCCCAGCCGGCAGCCATAGCACCGGCATCTTTTGCTGAGTCAGAGTAGCCGATCATGACCATCTGGTGGCCCTGAATAAATCCACGGTACCAGTCGATAGAGATAAGCTGCTTGATTACCGCTTCAGAGTTGTTCAGGTCGTCCAGTGTTTCAAACAGAGGACAAACGTCCATACGGAACTGGCAGCCGGACTCCTGAAGCAACAGGTGTACTGCCAAAACGTCAGATGCGGTACGCGCCATTGAGATAACGTAAGCACCGAAGGCTTCGCGTGACTGGCTGGCAATGATCTTACAGGTGTCCAGAACTTCCTGTACCGGCTCAGAAGGCTGCCAGTCGCGTGGAAGCAGAGGACGTTTAGAGCTTAGCTCATTAACCAGGAAGGAAATCTTATCCTGTTCAGTCCACTGGTCGTAGTCGCCAATGCCCAGGTAGCGGGTCAGTTCAGAAAGCACATCTGAGTGACGAGTACTCTCCTGACGGATATCCAGACGTACCAGATGAACACCAAAGGCTTTAATACGGCGAAGTGTATCCAGCAGACAACCATCCGCGATAACGCCCATGCCACATTCGTGCAGAGATTCATAACAGGCGTGCAGCGGTTCCCATAGTTGTTCTGTAGATTCCAGAATTGGTTTATTCGGGACTTCCTTGCCGTTGATTTTGGCATCCAGAACTTCCAGCGTATCTGTCAGAAGAACTCTCAGCTCTTTCAGGATGGCACGGTAAGGTTCGTGAGCATCTCCTGCAAGTGAACGTACTTTATCGTTGCAGTTCACCATGGAAAGCTCAGTAACCAGCTCCTGAATATCAGCAAAGTATAGGTCTGCTGCTTTCCAGCGGGAAAGGTGCAGAACTTCATGGGTGATTTTGTGAGTCACAAACGGGTTACCGTCACGGTCCCCCCCCATCCATGATGAGAAATGAATTGGCTGTGCATCAATTGGCAGGCGCTCGCCCAGGTATCCAGATACCTTTTCGTCCAGTTCACGAAGAAAATCAGGTACTGCCTGCCACAGAGAGTTTTCTACAACTGCAAAGCCCCACTTGGCTTCATCCAGCGGTGTTGGTCTCTGCTGACGCATATCGTCAGAGTGCCATGACTGGGCAATAAGCTGTTCCAGGCGGCGCTCAGTCTTCTGACGCTCTTTTACCGACAGATCGCTCAGTTCAAGCTGAGAAAGACACTTATTAATCTTTACCAGCTTGTTAATCATGGTGCGACGTGCGATTTCTGTCGGGTGAGCGGTAAGAACCAGCTCAATGCTCAGGTTGCGGATGGCGTCTGCCGTATCCAGCTTGCTTACCTCTTTCTGCGTCAGTTTGGCAAAAAGGGTATTCATAGCATCCGGCTGACAAACGTGGGCATCACAGTGACGTGAAATCGTATGATACTGCTCAGCCATATTGGTCAGATTCAGAAACTGGTTAAACGCACGTGCTACCGGATTAAGCTGCTCGTCAGGTAATGTGGAAATTACTTTGATCAGCTCTTCACGTGCTTCGTTGTCATTATTTCTTTCCGCTGCCTTTGAAAGGGTGCGGATTAACTCAACTTTTTCTAAGATTGCGTCGCCGTGTGCATCTTTAATGGTGTTGCCCAGTAGATGCCCCAACATACGTACATTGCTTTTTAAAGCAGAGTATTTTTCAATCATTCTCGTCCTGCCTGTAATAAAATTACACTTTTTTCCTTGTTATGGAGACAATCTAGCCAATTTCTGTTGTCTGAGTCAAATTTTCCGTAAGTCATAATGGTTTTAATTTTGTTTACTTGATCTTGGTCGTTTTGCAAGCTGTTGAAACTAGGGAGATGTGAAAATTTGTTTCACTGCCTCCGAGATGTTCGCTTTTTCACTTAACTTTAATCTCGTTATAACAAATAGCCATAAGATCTTTTGTTTTGCGTTTGTCTGGTTATATAAACTTAATCCAGACGTGTTTTAAACATAGTGCATAGATAAATTGTGGCGAACAGAAATATGGACAAACGAAGATTAACTCACTTAAAAGCATTAGAGGCTGAGTCGATTCAGATTATGCGGGAAGTAGCCGCAGAGTTTGACAACCCGGTCATGCTCTACTCAATTGGTAAAGACTCTTCCGTGCTGCTTCACCTGGCGCGTAAAGCCTTCTACCCGGGGAAAATTCCATTTCCTTTGATGCATGTGGATACCAACTGGAAATTCAGGCAGATGATTGAGTTCCGGGACCGGCTGGCAAAAGAGTACGGTTTTGATCTTATCGTTCACAAGAATCCGCGTGGTCTTGAGATGGGCATTAGCCCGTTTGAACACGGCAGTGCTAAACATACCGACATTATGAAAACCGAAGGTCTTAAGCAGGCACTCGACAAATATGGGTTTGATGCCGCTTTTGGTGGTGCCCGCCGTGATGAAGAGAAGTCCCGTGCTAAAGAACGGGTTTATTCCTTCCGCGATAAGAACCATCGCTGGGATCCGAAAAACCAGCGCCCTGAACTGTGGAATATTTACAACTCAAAAGTAGAGAAGGGCGAGAGCATCCGTGTATTCCCGCTTTCCAACTGGACTGAGCTGGATATCTGGCAGTACATCTATCTGGAACATATTGAAATCGTCCCTCTTTACTTGGCCGAAAAACGCCCTGTAGTTGAGCGCGATGGCGCACTAATCATGGTTGATGATGAGCGTATGCCATTGGAAGAAGGTGAGACTCCTGAAATGAGAACGGTTCGGTTCAGAACACTTGGCTGTTATCCGCTAACCGGTGCAGTTGAATCTGAGGCAAAAACATTGCCGGAGATTATTCAGGAAATGCTGCTTTCCACTACTTCAGAGCGTCAGGGACGTGTCATAGACCATGACTCTGCTGGCTCAATGGAAAAGAAAAAAATGGAGGGCTACTTCTAATGTCACACTCATCAGATTTAATCGCACAAGATATTGAAGGCTACCTGAAAGTTCATGAAAACAAGGATATGCTTCGTTTTCTGACTTGCGGAAGCGTGGATGATGGCAAATCAACTCTGATTGGCCGTCTTCTTTACGATAGCAAGATGATTTTTGAAGATCAGATGTCCGCTATCGAGAAAGACTCAAAACGCTTTAACACCACAGATGAAGAGTTCGACCTGGCTCTGCTAGTGGATGGCCTTCAGTCTGAACGTGAACAGGGCATCACTATTGATGTTGCTTACCGCTATTTCTCTACCGAGCAGCGCAAATTTATTATTGCCGATACGCCGGGGCATGAGCAGTACACGCGGAATATGGCAACAGGGGCTTCTACCTGTGATCTGGCTATTATCCTGATTGATGCCCGTCATGGTGTGCAGGCACAGACGCGGCGCCACAGCTATATCTGCTCACTGCTGGGAATCAAACACATTATTGTTGCGGTAAACAAAATGGACATTGTTGATTATGACCAGAGCGTTTACCGGAAGATAAAAAATGAATACAGATCTTTTGCGGAAGAACTGAATTTCGATGATGTGCGTTTTGTGCCTATTTCTGCGCTGAAAGGCGATAACGTGGTAAATGAAAGCGAGAATATGACCTGGTATCCGGGATCCCCCCTGATGAAGTTATTAAACTCAGTCAATATTCGCAAAGATGAGTTTCAGTCGTTCCGTTTTCCGGTTCAGTACGTGAACCGCCCGAACCTGGACTTCCGTGGCTTTGCGGGAACCGTTGCTGCCGGTGATATTCGTGTTGGTGATACCGTTGTTGCATTGCCGTCGGAGAAAGAGAGCAAGGTTAAATCCATCGTCACTTTTGATGGCGATCTGGAAACGGCGTCTGCCGATATGGCGATAACGATCACGCTGGAAGATGAAATAGATATCAGCCGTGGTGATATGCTGGTTCGTCCGCATGAAAAGCCGTTTACCGCTTCAAATGTAGAAGCTGACGTGGTCTGGATGACCGAAGAGCCGATGCATCTGGATCGCCAGTATGAAATTAAAGTGGGTACTAAGTCTGTGTTCGGCGAAGCTCAGGCGATTAACTATAAAGTTAACGTCAATACTATGGAGCATGAAGAGGCTCAGCAGTTAGAGCTGAATGAAATCGGCAATTGCCAGTTTAACTTTACTGAAGATGTTCAGTTTGATTCTTATGAGAACAGCCGCCAGACAGGCGCGTTTATCATTATCGATCGCTTAACTAATGTGACGGTTGGTGCGGGCATGATACGTCAGCCTGTTGAGTCCGGAATCGTCAACGCAAAAGCGCCGGAAGAATTCAGTGAATTTGAACTGGAGCTGAATGCGTTAATCCGGAGAACATTCCCTCACTGGGGCACCAAGAAACTGGGGTAATTAGCTATCAGCTTTCAGTCGTCAGTTATCCGTTCTCTGATTCTGACAGCTGATAGCTGAAAGCTGACAGCTATCTATGACTTTCGATTCCATATTTGTACTTATCATCTTTGCTGGAGCAATTGCCGGGTTAACGATCTTTCAGATCCGTCCGGTTATGGTTTTTGGCAGCGCTATGGTGTTGCTATACCTTTCGGGTGTTGCTTCCACCGATGATGTGATTCTTAGTGTATCCAATCAGGGGCTGTTAACTCTGATTATGCTGATGCTTTGCTCTCTTGCGCTGGAGAAAACCCGGTTACTAAGAGTAGTGGCAGCGAAAGTGGTTCGTGAAGGGTATGGAGGAACATGGATCCGGCTCTTCAGCCTGACTGTTGTGACATCTGCATTCTTAAATAATACAGCGGTGGTCTCCACTATGCTTGCTCCGCTGAGAAACAACAGCTATCACTCTGCGAGCAAACTTCTTTTGCCTCTTTCTTATGCGGCTATTTTAGGTGGAACGCTGACTCTTGTTGGCACCTCTACCAATTTAATTGTTAACAGTCTGGTGATTGATGCCAATCTTTCATCGCTGAAGTTTTTTGATTTTACACTTGTCGGAGCCTGTGTGGTTGTTGCTTGCGGGGTTGCATTGTGGCTTCTTAGCCGACTGTTGCCGGAGCGAAGCTTAAGTAAAGACAGTTACAAAGAGTATTTTATTGACGCCAAAGTACAGCAGGGCTCAACTTTAATCGGTAAAAGTATTGAGCAGAACGGACTGCGACACCTGGAGTCTTTGTTTTTGGTTGAGGTGGTTCGGTCAAACTGTCTGGTTAGTCCGGTTGCTCCGGCAGAAGTGCTTCAGGAGGGAGACCGTTTAGTTTTTACCGGCGATATTAATAAAATGGCTCAGCTGAATCAGTTTGAGGGGCTGGGAATGTTTGCCGGGGAAAATGGCCTGCCTACCAATAATCTGACCGAAGTTGTTGTTCGCCCGGAAAGCGTTCTTATTGGTAAGACATTAAAAAGCGCAGGATTCAGAGCTTTGTTTGATGCTGCTGTAGTAGCAATACGAAGAGATGGGGAGCGGGTTTCCGGAAAGCTCGGAGAAGTCGCGCTTCAGGCTGGGGACTTTTTGGTCCTGGCTGTGGGAAATGACTTTAAAAGCCGCAGCAACATAAACAAGAACTTTATTGTGCTCAGTGGAGTTGAGCCTGATGCCATGCTGAGTGGTAAGAGCGAGTTGCTGGTGGTCGGTGGCTTCTTCAGTGCGTTGTTACTGGTTGCGTTTGGGGTAATCAGTTTATTTAAAGGAGTGTTTGTACTGCTGGGGACTTTGGTGCTGACGGGCGGGTTGACGCCAATGGAGCTCAGACGCCGCTTCCCCGGAGAGATCTGGCTCATCATCTCATCAGCCCTGTTACTTTCTCAGGCTCTTTCAAATAGCGGAGTCCTTGATAACCTCAACAGGTTGCAGGATTTGTATCTGAATGAACTAACGCCCCTGATGGCCCTGATAATTGTTTATCTGCTTACCTGGCTGCTGACAGAGCTGGTAACTAACAACGCAGCAGCAGCACTGATATTTCCAATCGCCTATAGCCTGGCTCAAAGTCTGGATGCAAACCCTATGGCATTTATTATGGTGGTTGCCTTTGGTGCCAGTGCCAGTTTTATCAGCCCTTATGGCTATCAGACCAATCTGATGGTGTTCAATGCCGGTCGTTACAAGATTGGAGATTTTATCAGGATAGGCCTGCCACTAAGCATTATTTATGGTGTTGTCGCAATCAGTGCCATCGTTTGGGTTTACGGAGTTTAAAAACATGTCACCATATACCGAAAAAGAAACAAACAAAGAAAAATCTTCCGATGTTGTCTGGCATCAGGCAAGCGTCTCTCATCAGGAGCGTGTTGCTTTAAACGGACATAAGCCGGCGGTTCTCTGGTTTACCGGTTTAAGTGGTTCAGGTAAATCCACCGTTGCCAATGCAGTTGATAAAATGCTGCATGACTTAGGCTGCAAAACTTATGTTCTGGATGGCGATAATGTACGTCATGGCTTAAATGGCGATCTGGGCTTTAGTGATGCAGACAGAGTAGAAAATATTCGCCGTATAGGTGAAGTCTCTAAACTTTTTGTTGATGCAGGCCTGCTGGTTTCAACGGCATTTATCTCTCCATTTATTGCTGACCGTAAGATGGTGCGCAGTATTATGGGTGAAGGCGAATTTATCGAAGTCTTTATCGACACACCGCTTGAAGTGTGTGAGCAGCGGGATCCTAAAGGGCTTTACAAAAAAGCGCGTGCCGGGGAGATCAAAAACTTCACCGGTATTGATTCTGCCTATGAACTGCCTGAGCAGCCTGAGATTCAGGTTAAAACCGCGGAAAAATCAGTGGAAGAGTGTGCTCAGGAGGTGGTTAATTACCTCACAGTGCTAGGTTATCTTCGATCTCGCTCCTGAGTTTTATATATAAGTTTAATGGGACAGAGAAAAATTCCTCCCCTTAGGCGCGAAAGACTGGTTTTTAGAAGAAGTAACATCCAAGGGGAGGCTAGGAGGGGTTGTTTCTTAGAGGTTTTAGGTTCTACGATTTAGCTAAGTGTTGTATTACCAACCCCCTCTAACTCCCCCTTCTGTCAACTTCATCAAACCATTTGGCTTTTTCGCTCAAGGGGGAGAACCTGTCCGCAGATATTTTTAAGTTGGAAAGACGATGAATTTTGACCTATTTAACGGTGATGCAGACGGCATTATCGCTCTACTTCAGCTGCGTCTGGCTCAGCCAAAGGACGCTGAGTTGGTAACAGGCGTTAAGCGCGATATTAACCTGCTTGGTAAAATTGAAGTATCAGAAAATAACCAGATAACCGTTCTGGATGTTTCAATGCTGAAGAACATGAACGCACTGGAAACGGCTCTGGAAGCTGGCGCTAAGGTGTTTTACGTCGATCATCATCAGTCAGGTGATATCCCTGAAAACGCAAACCTTGAGGCGCATATCGATCTGGACGCAAACTGCTGTACAGCCCTGATTATCGATAAACTGCTGCAAGGCAAATACCAAGACTGGGCAATCACCGCTGCTTATGGTGACAACCTGATTGCAAAGGCGGACGAACTGGCTGACAAAGCAGGCTATAGCGCAGAGCAGAAAGCACAGCTAAAAGAACTGGGCACGTTAATCAATTACAACGGCTACGGCGAAAAAGTAGAAGACCTTCACTTCCACCCGGCAGACCTGTTCAAAGCACTGTTGGCTTACCCTTCGCCTTTTGACGTAATTGCTGACCAAAACTCGCCTTACTACCAACTTCAAAAGGCTTATCAGCAGGATATGGATATGGCCCAGTCCATAGAGCCCATGCACCAGAGCGAAAAACTAAAGGTATTTGAGCTTCCAAATAGCGCAGCATCACGCCGAATCAGCGGCGTATTCGGCAACTGGCTGGCAAACCAGAGTCCGGACTCTGCACACGCAGTCTTTACCCTGAACAAAGATAAAACCTACACAGTTTCGCTACGTGCGCCTTTAAACAATAAAAAAGGTGCCGGAGAAATCTGCGCAAGCTTCCCGACCGGAGGGGGAAGAGAAGCGGCAGCGGGGGTGAACGCGTTGCCGGAGGGGATGGTGACGGAGTTTATTGAGCGGGTTGAGGAGTATTATTAGGGGCCCTGGGGTTTTAGGCCCTGGGCCCTGGGAGGTTGACTCTTATACACAAGTTTAAGGAGCCAAAGAATGCTCCTCCCCTTAACCTTAAAATTCTTCTCTCAGAGCTAAAGACTCCGCTCCCAGGGCCCAGAAACCCAGGGCCCAGGGCCTTCATTTAAAAACAATACTTCCCAATAGCCTTCCGAAGCACCCCAATCGTCGGCTCAATATAATCAAACGCCAAAAACTCATCCGGCTGATGCGCCTGTTCAATCGACCCCGGCCCCATAACCAATGTCGGACAAAGTTCCTGCAGGAATGGCGCCTCTGTACAGTAGTTCACAGTCTCAGAAGGTATTTCACAGATCTCTTCCACTCCCTTAACAAACGGGTGATCATGCTGACATTCGTAGCCAGGAATGGATTCATGCAGTGGTGTGACTGAGATTCTGCCTGGCCATTTGGCCTCTACTTCTGTTAGTGCTCCGCGCAGCATATTGTCCAGCCCGTCCAGACTGATTCCCGGAAGGGGACGAACATCATAGTGCAGTTCGCAGCAGCCACAGATACGGTTGGCACTGTCACCACCATGGATACAGCCCA is from Vibrio sp. JC009 and encodes:
- the metF gene encoding methylenetetrahydrofolate reductase; this translates as MGYTHASHLDALNQNIAELGDINVSFEFFPPSSEKMEETLWNSVHRLKKLQPKFVSVTYGANSGERDRTHSIIKEIKDQTGLVAAPHLTCIDACRDELKDIANDYWANGIKNIVALRGDIPPGGGAPDMYASDLVELLKSLHDFDISVAAFPEVHPEAKSAQADLLNLKRKVDAGANRAITQFFFDVESYLRFRDRCVTAGIDVEIVPGILPVSNFKQASRFAAMNDVKVPGWMAQQFEGLDDDPVTRQLVGASQAIDMVRILSREGVKDFHFYTLNRAEMTYALCHTLGVRPKA
- a CDS encoding PadR family transcriptional regulator is translated as MSLPHVILTVLSTRDATGYDITKEFSYSIGYFWKASHQQVYRELNKMAQNHLVTCELQPQEGKPDRKVYSITDNGRKALGEWFEQPTVQPTIRDELSAKLMACTIEDSAPFKKQVQNLIEEAKKLIEHYKEIEAKHYASPESLDMHARLERLTLRRNLKIREAWISWAEEVVSELDALS
- the ppc gene encoding phosphoenolpyruvate carboxylase is translated as MIEKYSALKSNVRMLGHLLGNTIKDAHGDAILEKVELIRTLSKAAERNNDNEAREELIKVISTLPDEQLNPVARAFNQFLNLTNMAEQYHTISRHCDAHVCQPDAMNTLFAKLTQKEVSKLDTADAIRNLSIELVLTAHPTEIARRTMINKLVKINKCLSQLELSDLSVKERQKTERRLEQLIAQSWHSDDMRQQRPTPLDEAKWGFAVVENSLWQAVPDFLRELDEKVSGYLGERLPIDAQPIHFSSWMGGDRDGNPFVTHKITHEVLHLSRWKAADLYFADIQELVTELSMVNCNDKVRSLAGDAHEPYRAILKELRVLLTDTLEVLDAKINGKEVPNKPILESTEQLWEPLHACYESLHECGMGVIADGCLLDTLRRIKAFGVHLVRLDIRQESTRHSDVLSELTRYLGIGDYDQWTEQDKISFLVNELSSKRPLLPRDWQPSEPVQEVLDTCKIIASQSREAFGAYVISMARTASDVLAVHLLLQESGCQFRMDVCPLFETLDDLNNSEAVIKQLISIDWYRGFIQGHQMVMIGYSDSAKDAGAMAAGWAQYSAMESLVEVCEEANIELTLFHGRGGTIGRGGAPAHAALLSQPPKSLQGGLRVTEQGEMIRFKLGLPDVAVNSFNMYASAILEANLLPPPEPKQEWRDLMEVLSQVSCDAYRDVVRGEPDFVPYFRAATPEQELGKLPLGSRPAKRNPKGGVESLRAIPWIFSWSQNRLMLPAWLGAGESIQYSIDHGHKALLEEMCREWPFFSTRLGMLEMVYTKCNLEISSYYDQRLTDKSLWRLGDRLRGQLQTDIHAVLEVENNENLMQSDPWGLESIKLRNVYVLPMNILQAELLYRTRQMEAPSQELEEALMVTIAGIAAGMRNTG
- the cysD gene encoding sulfate adenylyltransferase subunit CysD, which encodes MDKRRLTHLKALEAESIQIMREVAAEFDNPVMLYSIGKDSSVLLHLARKAFYPGKIPFPLMHVDTNWKFRQMIEFRDRLAKEYGFDLIVHKNPRGLEMGISPFEHGSAKHTDIMKTEGLKQALDKYGFDAAFGGARRDEEKSRAKERVYSFRDKNHRWDPKNQRPELWNIYNSKVEKGESIRVFPLSNWTELDIWQYIYLEHIEIVPLYLAEKRPVVERDGALIMVDDERMPLEEGETPEMRTVRFRTLGCYPLTGAVESEAKTLPEIIQEMLLSTTSERQGRVIDHDSAGSMEKKKMEGYF
- the cysN gene encoding sulfate adenylyltransferase subunit CysN, coding for MSHSSDLIAQDIEGYLKVHENKDMLRFLTCGSVDDGKSTLIGRLLYDSKMIFEDQMSAIEKDSKRFNTTDEEFDLALLVDGLQSEREQGITIDVAYRYFSTEQRKFIIADTPGHEQYTRNMATGASTCDLAIILIDARHGVQAQTRRHSYICSLLGIKHIIVAVNKMDIVDYDQSVYRKIKNEYRSFAEELNFDDVRFVPISALKGDNVVNESENMTWYPGSPLMKLLNSVNIRKDEFQSFRFPVQYVNRPNLDFRGFAGTVAAGDIRVGDTVVALPSEKESKVKSIVTFDGDLETASADMAITITLEDEIDISRGDMLVRPHEKPFTASNVEADVVWMTEEPMHLDRQYEIKVGTKSVFGEAQAINYKVNVNTMEHEEAQQLELNEIGNCQFNFTEDVQFDSYENSRQTGAFIIIDRLTNVTVGAGMIRQPVESGIVNAKAPEEFSEFELELNALIRRTFPHWGTKKLG
- a CDS encoding SLC13 family permease, with the protein product MTFDSIFVLIIFAGAIAGLTIFQIRPVMVFGSAMVLLYLSGVASTDDVILSVSNQGLLTLIMLMLCSLALEKTRLLRVVAAKVVREGYGGTWIRLFSLTVVTSAFLNNTAVVSTMLAPLRNNSYHSASKLLLPLSYAAILGGTLTLVGTSTNLIVNSLVIDANLSSLKFFDFTLVGACVVVACGVALWLLSRLLPERSLSKDSYKEYFIDAKVQQGSTLIGKSIEQNGLRHLESLFLVEVVRSNCLVSPVAPAEVLQEGDRLVFTGDINKMAQLNQFEGLGMFAGENGLPTNNLTEVVVRPESVLIGKTLKSAGFRALFDAAVVAIRRDGERVSGKLGEVALQAGDFLVLAVGNDFKSRSNINKNFIVLSGVEPDAMLSGKSELLVVGGFFSALLLVAFGVISLFKGVFVLLGTLVLTGGLTPMELRRRFPGEIWLIISSALLLSQALSNSGVLDNLNRLQDLYLNELTPLMALIIVYLLTWLLTELVTNNAAAALIFPIAYSLAQSLDANPMAFIMVVAFGASASFISPYGYQTNLMVFNAGRYKIGDFIRIGLPLSIIYGVVAISAIVWVYGV
- the cysC gene encoding adenylyl-sulfate kinase, yielding MSPYTEKETNKEKSSDVVWHQASVSHQERVALNGHKPAVLWFTGLSGSGKSTVANAVDKMLHDLGCKTYVLDGDNVRHGLNGDLGFSDADRVENIRRIGEVSKLFVDAGLLVSTAFISPFIADRKMVRSIMGEGEFIEVFIDTPLEVCEQRDPKGLYKKARAGEIKNFTGIDSAYELPEQPEIQVKTAEKSVEECAQEVVNYLTVLGYLRSRS
- a CDS encoding DHH family phosphoesterase, with translation MNFDLFNGDADGIIALLQLRLAQPKDAELVTGVKRDINLLGKIEVSENNQITVLDVSMLKNMNALETALEAGAKVFYVDHHQSGDIPENANLEAHIDLDANCCTALIIDKLLQGKYQDWAITAAYGDNLIAKADELADKAGYSAEQKAQLKELGTLINYNGYGEKVEDLHFHPADLFKALLAYPSPFDVIADQNSPYYQLQKAYQQDMDMAQSIEPMHQSEKLKVFELPNSAASRRISGVFGNWLANQSPDSAHAVFTLNKDKTYTVSLRAPLNNKKGAGEICASFPTGGGREAAAGVNALPEGMVTEFIERVEEYY